TGTCGAAAACTGTGCCCAGCGCGACGGTGGCGAAAGCGATTCTCGACGATCTGCTGGAAGCGAACAAAGCGTACTGGCCGCCGCTGCATTAATTCTCCTGTCCGGCACCTTCAGGGTGCCGGCTTTCCATTGCGTGAAAGAGTCGAAAAGCGTCAGTTTATCCGCTACTTTGAAGGCCAAGCCGGATCGGTTTTCCCTTTACCGCTGCAAGAAAGGGCAATGCCGGCAGGGTTATCAACGTGGAAGGAGAACAGATGAAAATTTCCCGCGTCGGTGAAGCGCCGGACTACCGCTTCTCGCTGGCGAATGAGCGCACTTTTCTTGCCTGGATCCGCACCGCTCTGGGGTTTCTCGCGGCGGGCGTTGGGCTGGACCAGTTAGCGCCGCAGTTCGCTACGCCGCTGATCCGTGAAGTGCTGGCGCTGCTGCTGTGTCTCTTCTCCGGCGCGCTGGCGCTCTATGGCTATCTGCGCTGGCTGCGCAATGAAAAAGCGATGCGCCTGAAAGAAGATCTGCCCTATACCCGCGTGCTGATGGTAATAAGCGTGGCGCTGCTGGTGGTTGCGCTGGTGGTGATGGTGCTGGTGTTCTATGCCGGATAACCGCAAAGCCCGGCGCGAAACGGATCCTGGCCTGCAACCGGAACGAACATCGCTGGCATGGTTGCGCACGCTGTTCGGCTACGGCGCGCTGATGGCGCTGGCGGTCAGGCATAACTGGCAACATTCGGGCATGCCTTTCTGGATCTCGCTCATCATTCTGGCGTTGGCCGCGTTACTGCTCTGGCGCTACACCCATAAGCGTATCTTAATGGACGTCAATAAAAGCGATTTCGCCTTGCCCGGCGCAATACGTGACAAATTATTGATCTCCCTCGCGGTGCTTTCCCTCGCATTACTGTTTGCTGTAACGCATATCCGTCAGCTTATTCTTATCTTGTGAGGATGTTTGCATGCCAGGCTGCCACGTTATGGCTAAGCCCGCCAGTTCACGCTGCAACCTTAACTGCCGCTACTGTTTTTACCTCGAAAAACCGCAGCAAAATGTTATGGATGACACCACGCTGGAGGCATTTATTCGCCAGCAGATCGACGCCCAGCCGGGCGAAAAAGTGCCGTTTGCCTGGCAGGGCGGCGAACCGACGCTCTGCGGGCTGGAATTCTTTCAGCGCGTTGCCGCCCTGCAAAAAAAGCATGCCAACGGCAAACGTATTGAAAATGCCTTCCAGACGAATGGCCTTCTGCTGAATGAGGAGTGGTGCCGCTTTTTTCACGACCACGGCTGGCTGGTAGGCGTTTCCATCGATGGCCCGGCGGATTTGCATGATGCTTACCGTGTGAACCGCAGCGGCAAACCATCACATGCGAAAGTGCTTACTGCCATTGCGACACTGAATAAACATCAGGTCGAGTACAACCTGCTGTGCGTCGTCAATAATCTCAATAGCCAGCAGCCGCAACGCCTGTATCGCTATTTACGCGCGCTCGGAACGCCGTTTTTGCAGTTTATTCCGTTGGTGGAGCAGGACGCGCAGGGGCGCTTGTCTGCCGAATCAGTCAGCGGCGAAGCCTGGGGAAACTTTCTTACCACGATATTCGACATATGGGCGCGGGAAGATATTGGCCGCGTTTACGTGCAGTTATTTGACTCCACGCTCGGCGTCTGGAGCGGCTATCCGTCGCAAATGTGCAGCTTTGGCGAGACTTGCGGCCACGCTTTTGCGCTGGAGGCGAACGGCGATCTCTACCAGTGCGATCACTATGTCGCCCCGGATTACCGGCTGGGCAATCTGCATCAGATTCCGATTAAAACCCTCAACGCCAGCCACGAAGCTGCCGCTTTCGGGCAGAGTAAAAAAGCCAGCCTCAGCGAAGCCTGCCTGCGTTGTGACATGCTGCGTTTTTGCCGGGGCGACTGCCCGAAGCACCGCATCGTCGAGGGAAGAAGCGCGCTGTGTCACGGTTATCACCACTTTTTTAGCCACAGCGCGCCGCATATGCGCGTGATGCGCGATCTGCTGCGCCAACGGCGCTCCCCTGTTGAGCTGATGGCCTGGCTACGCCAGAGCGGCTGATTTAGCGAGCTTGCGCCAGATAGTGCGCCATCTCATCGGCGGGCACCATTCCGCCGCCGGTGGCCCATACCAGATGGGTGGCTTGCGCCAGTTGTTCCGGGCTAAAGCCGTGCAGTTGATGATAGCCGCTGTCGCTGCAAATTCGCTGCGGCCCGGACATTCCCGCCAGCGCCGATGGCTCCAGTTGAATGCCCTCTTCCTGCGCCAGCCAGCCGAGCTGCTGGAAAAGCGTGTTGTCATCAACGGTGTAGAAGCCGTCCAGCAGGCGCTCCATTGCCCGTCCGACAAAGCCGGAAGCGCGCCCGACCGCCAGACCATCGGCCGCCGTCTGGTTATCAATCCCCAGATCCTGCACCGCAATGCCGTCATGCAGCCCGGTATACACGCCCAGTAACATACAGGGAGAATGCGTCGGTTCGGCAAAAATGCAGTGTACCGCGCCGCCGAATGCCAGCTTCAGACCAAAGGCGACACCACCAGGACCGCCGCCGACGCCGCACGGCAGATAGACAAACAGCGGATGCGCGTTATCCACCACTTTGCCAAGCTGCGTGAACTGATCTTTCAGGCGCTGTCCGGCGACGGCATAGCCCAGAAAAAGGGTGCGGGAGTTCTCATCATCAATGAAAAAGCAGTTCGCATCCGCTGCCGCCGCTTTGCGCCCTTGTTCAACGGCCACGCCGTAATCTTCGGCATACTCCACCACGTTTACGCCGTGGCTGCGCAGTAGCGCTTTTTTCCATGCCCGGGCATCGGCCGACATATGCACCGTGACGCGAAAACCGAGCCGCGCGCTGATAATCCCAATCGATAACCCCAGATTTCCCGTCGAGCCAACGGCGATGCTGTACTGGCTGAAGAAACGGGCAAACTCAGGCAACAGTAGTTTGCTGTAATCGTCATCTGGCGTCAGTAATCCGGCCGCACAAGCCAGTTTTTCCGCGTGGGTCAGCACTTCATAAATGCCGCCGCGCGCTTTAATAGAACCGGAAATCGGCAAATGGCTGTCTTTTTTCAGCCACAGCTCGCCGATGATATCCGGGCCGAGACGGCGCTGCATTGCCGGGATCGGAACCACGTCAGATTCAATCATGCCGCCGCTTGCCGCCGTTTCCGGGAAAGCCTGAGCGATAAACGGCGCGAAGCGGGCAAGCCGCGCGTGGGCTTCGCTAACATCCTGTTGTGTCAGGCCAACATGCGGCAAAGCCC
The Kosakonia oryzae genome window above contains:
- a CDS encoding YidH family protein; its protein translation is MKISRVGEAPDYRFSLANERTFLAWIRTALGFLAAGVGLDQLAPQFATPLIREVLALLLCLFSGALALYGYLRWLRNEKAMRLKEDLPYTRVLMVISVALLVVALVVMVLVFYAG
- a CDS encoding DUF202 domain-containing protein, with translation MPDNRKARRETDPGLQPERTSLAWLRTLFGYGALMALAVRHNWQHSGMPFWISLIILALAALLLWRYTHKRILMDVNKSDFALPGAIRDKLLISLAVLSLALLFAVTHIRQLILIL
- a CDS encoding anaerobic sulfatase maturase gives rise to the protein MAKPASSRCNLNCRYCFYLEKPQQNVMDDTTLEAFIRQQIDAQPGEKVPFAWQGGEPTLCGLEFFQRVAALQKKHANGKRIENAFQTNGLLLNEEWCRFFHDHGWLVGVSIDGPADLHDAYRVNRSGKPSHAKVLTAIATLNKHQVEYNLLCVVNNLNSQQPQRLYRYLRALGTPFLQFIPLVEQDAQGRLSAESVSGEAWGNFLTTIFDIWAREDIGRVYVQLFDSTLGVWSGYPSQMCSFGETCGHAFALEANGDLYQCDHYVAPDYRLGNLHQIPIKTLNASHEAAAFGQSKKASLSEACLRCDMLRFCRGDCPKHRIVEGRSALCHGYHHFFSHSAPHMRVMRDLLRQRRSPVELMAWLRQSG
- a CDS encoding D-serine ammonia-lyase, whose amino-acid sequence is MKNADIQKLIQQFPLIEQLIALKETQWFNPNSTSVARALPHVGLTQQDVSEAHARLARFAPFIAQAFPETAASGGMIESDVVPIPAMQRRLGPDIIGELWLKKDSHLPISGSIKARGGIYEVLTHAEKLACAAGLLTPDDDYSKLLLPEFARFFSQYSIAVGSTGNLGLSIGIISARLGFRVTVHMSADARAWKKALLRSHGVNVVEYAEDYGVAVEQGRKAAAADANCFFIDDENSRTLFLGYAVAGQRLKDQFTQLGKVVDNAHPLFVYLPCGVGGGPGGVAFGLKLAFGGAVHCIFAEPTHSPCMLLGVYTGLHDGIAVQDLGIDNQTAADGLAVGRASGFVGRAMERLLDGFYTVDDNTLFQQLGWLAQEEGIQLEPSALAGMSGPQRICSDSGYHQLHGFSPEQLAQATHLVWATGGGMVPADEMAHYLAQAR